Proteins co-encoded in one Leptospira yasudae genomic window:
- the lvrA gene encoding hybrid histidine kinase/response regulator LvrA, whose product MNSLDLKNIDYRRIFESVPGLYLILLPNLKIVAVSDAYLKATKTIREEILGRGIFDVFPDNPSDPNADGVSNLRHSLELVLKDKAPNTMAVQKYDVRLPDSEGGGFEEKYWSPMNSPICDENGEVVYIIHRVEEVTEFVKLKKRGTEQIKEAEELRTLTASMETEIYQRAQEIQNTNKKLLRANEELTQREQEIQEVYQRLYDIDQLKSQFFTNVSHELRTPLTLIIGPTQTLLKDQRISTTQRAFLETIERNSYTLLKHVNDLLDLSKLEAGRMTLQYSNANLSQVIQYVAAHFDSVAKERGIEFVLNLPESISAQIDVSKLERVVLNLISNAFKFVPDHGKIQCELKTEGTSAWIEVSDNGPGVPAHLRERIFEKFRQGEEGNARSFGGTGLGLAIAKEFVELHLGSLGVFDSPLGGALFRVQIPLAAPVTVDDSTMAGTEEIGPAILSNVYELKRNREETLEESHIFYNRPKVLIVEDNPEMRKYIFDTLANEFNLSLAVDGKQGLEKAIREKPDIIVTDVMMPVMSGDQMVKEIRKLPELANTYIVFLSAKSDQNFRVKLLQEGAQDYLIKPFTPEELTVRVRNFTLLKKSIETLETANKDMEAFSYSVSHDLRAPIRGIEGFLNIIFEDFGESLDPEAVRFLKIIHKNVLYMNDLIQDLLNFHRISKIDLKTRVVDMNNLVEEVIQVVKENYPEKHYTLQIEKLPNALADGASLKQVWMNLISNAVKYSSKKEEPTIKIGAKQLDGFNAYFVEDNGVGFNSNYANKLFKVFQRLHTQEEFEGTGVGLAIVARIIQRHGGQVYAEGILNQGSTFSFTLPKLSGNEKY is encoded by the coding sequence ATGAATTCATTGGATCTAAAGAACATCGATTATAGGCGTATTTTTGAATCCGTACCCGGTTTATATCTGATTCTTCTTCCGAACCTGAAAATCGTCGCGGTCAGCGACGCGTATCTTAAAGCGACGAAAACGATCCGGGAGGAAATTCTCGGGAGAGGTATATTCGACGTTTTTCCGGATAATCCTTCCGATCCTAACGCGGACGGGGTCAGCAACTTACGACATTCTCTAGAATTAGTTTTAAAAGACAAAGCGCCGAATACGATGGCCGTCCAGAAATACGACGTCAGGTTACCGGATTCGGAAGGAGGAGGGTTCGAGGAGAAGTATTGGAGCCCGATGAATTCTCCTATTTGCGATGAGAACGGAGAAGTCGTTTATATCATTCATAGAGTGGAAGAAGTTACCGAGTTCGTAAAATTGAAAAAACGCGGAACGGAGCAAATTAAGGAAGCGGAAGAATTAAGAACTCTCACCGCTTCGATGGAAACGGAAATCTATCAAAGGGCTCAGGAAATCCAAAACACGAATAAAAAACTTCTCAGAGCAAACGAGGAACTCACTCAGAGAGAACAGGAAATCCAGGAAGTCTATCAAAGGCTCTACGATATCGATCAGCTCAAGTCCCAATTCTTTACGAATGTGAGTCACGAATTGAGAACACCGCTTACATTGATCATCGGTCCGACCCAAACCTTGCTCAAGGATCAGAGAATCTCTACCACACAAAGAGCCTTCCTTGAAACGATCGAAAGAAACTCATATACGCTTCTCAAACACGTCAACGATCTACTCGATCTTTCCAAATTGGAAGCCGGTAGAATGACATTACAATATTCGAATGCGAATCTTTCACAAGTGATTCAATACGTCGCCGCCCATTTCGATTCGGTCGCTAAGGAAAGGGGTATTGAATTCGTATTGAATCTTCCCGAATCTATTTCCGCTCAGATCGACGTGTCGAAATTGGAACGTGTGGTTCTGAACTTAATTTCGAACGCTTTTAAATTCGTCCCCGATCATGGTAAGATTCAATGTGAATTAAAAACGGAGGGAACCTCCGCTTGGATCGAAGTTTCGGACAACGGTCCGGGAGTGCCGGCGCATCTTCGGGAAAGAATTTTCGAAAAATTCCGACAAGGAGAGGAAGGCAACGCCCGCTCCTTCGGCGGAACCGGACTCGGATTGGCAATCGCAAAGGAATTCGTGGAATTGCATTTAGGTTCCCTTGGAGTTTTCGATTCTCCGTTGGGAGGGGCTCTTTTTAGGGTTCAAATTCCACTTGCCGCTCCGGTGACGGTTGACGATTCAACAATGGCCGGAACTGAGGAAATCGGACCGGCGATTCTGAGTAACGTTTACGAACTCAAGCGAAACCGGGAAGAAACATTAGAAGAATCTCATATATTTTACAATCGGCCCAAGGTCTTGATTGTGGAAGACAATCCAGAGATGCGCAAATACATCTTCGACACGCTTGCGAACGAATTCAATCTATCGCTTGCGGTGGATGGAAAACAAGGCTTGGAGAAAGCGATCCGCGAAAAACCGGATATCATCGTTACGGACGTTATGATGCCCGTGATGAGCGGGGATCAGATGGTGAAGGAGATTCGGAAATTACCCGAACTCGCAAATACATACATCGTCTTTTTAAGCGCGAAGTCGGACCAGAATTTTCGAGTCAAACTTTTACAGGAAGGCGCTCAAGATTATCTGATCAAACCGTTTACACCGGAAGAGCTTACCGTAAGAGTGCGGAATTTCACTCTTTTAAAAAAATCGATCGAAACACTCGAAACGGCCAACAAGGATATGGAAGCCTTTAGTTATTCCGTTTCGCACGATCTGCGCGCTCCGATACGAGGAATCGAAGGATTTCTAAATATCATTTTCGAAGATTTCGGTGAAAGCCTGGATCCGGAAGCGGTTCGTTTCCTCAAGATCATTCATAAGAATGTCTTATACATGAACGATTTAATCCAGGATCTTCTCAACTTCCACAGAATCTCGAAAATCGATCTGAAAACTCGGGTCGTCGATATGAACAATTTAGTCGAGGAAGTCATCCAGGTAGTTAAGGAAAATTATCCCGAAAAACATTATACGCTCCAGATTGAAAAGCTTCCGAACGCTCTGGCCGACGGAGCCAGTCTTAAACAGGTATGGATGAATCTGATTTCGAATGCGGTAAAGTATTCTTCCAAAAAGGAGGAGCCTACGATCAAGATCGGTGCGAAGCAATTGGACGGCTTTAACGCATACTTTGTCGAAGACAACGGAGTCGGATTCAATAGTAATTATGCGAATAAGTTGTTTAAGGTATTTCAAAGGCTCCACACGCAGGAAGAATTCGAAGGAACGGGAGTTGGCTTGGCGATCGTGGCAAGAATCATACAGCGCCACGGGGGGCAGGTCTACGCCGAAGGGATTTTGAATCAAGGATCCACGTTTTCCTTTACTCTCCCGAAATTATCAGGAAACGAAAAATATTAA